A stretch of DNA from Heptranchias perlo isolate sHepPer1 unplaced genomic scaffold, sHepPer1.hap1 HAP1_SCAFFOLD_64, whole genome shotgun sequence:
ctgtcatttgtttctgtacagagttacatttcagtgattccccagtgtgtttgatgCGTTatttaaataatccaacaaaatataacagaaacggagcgaagcgctgaatcccaaagatgtagaaaggttagtcgaaCAGTTCTGGTGATGccttacgagcccagcatggcaactattttcaataaatacaagaaatctggtgatgtttGGACTGGGGTtcataagtcaccgtttaaagtaccggactgtggtcggttccccgactccagtcccattaataccccaTCTCGTCTACACCGAGACAAAAGAAGCTCAAAGTAACACTGGtcgcatgatatcagcgtctccttCAGTCAGTAACCAGTCTTTTTACACATTCAGTGGGTGGATCTGAAcatgagcctttacatcgagttacatcgaaaccaaggtacagaaacaggccattcggccgaatTGGTCTGTGACGGTTttcatgctccacgtgagcctcctccttccttacttcatcgaaCTCGATTaaaatacccttctattcctttctccctcatgtccttgtctatcttccccttaaatgcccctaTGTTATTTTCCTCAACGAATCCttgggtagcgagttccacattcgtcccaatctttgggtaaagcagtttctcctgaattccctattggatttattagcgactattttatattcattaCCTGAAgtgttggactccccacaagtggaatcattttcCCTGCGTCTCCCCTTTCAAACCTTATCATTATCTTGAAGACTTCTATCatttcaaccctcagccttctcttttctagtgaaatgagccccagcctgttcaacatttcctgataagaatatcctctcatttctggtatcacctttgtgaatcttttttgcaccttctccaatccctctccgtcctttctataacatggagaccagaactgtgcacaatactccaagtgtggtctaaccaaggtcccatacaattttaacataacttctttgttttcaaatctatccctctcgaaatgaatcttagtgtttgatttgtcttttatgaccttattgagctgcgtcgctacttcttgtaatttttatatctgtacccctagatccctttgctcctctatcccgtttagactcctattatccaagcagtgtgtgaccttcttattctccattctgcaagtttattaatgtcctcttgcaatttgctacattcttcctttgtattaaatacatcccccaatttggagTCGTcgacacattttgaaattgtacttccgattcccgtttCAAAATTgtcaatgtaaattgtgaagaacagtagtcccagcaactggaacatcacttcccatcttttgccagtctgagtagcgactcttaacctctattctcgttTTTCTGCTTTGTCGCCAGCTTACGATCCATTCTACcacatgtcccctgactccacgtgctctgaaattagccatgagtctacaacgcgaaaccttatcgaaggccttcggaaaatccaaatatatttaaTCTAATGCTTTAAACTTGTATTcaatttctgttccttcttcaaagatttcaataaggttggtcctgtcctttgggatatcagattaaatctttgccgctttacttgctcttggagctgacaatgctggttttcttcggcagcagcacggcctggatatctggcgacaccctgagcgatggtcacccgtcccagcagcttgtggAGCTCCTCCTCGTtgtggatggccagctgcaggtgtctggagATGATGCGGGTCTTCGTGTTGTCGTGGGCTACGTtggcggccagctcgaggatttcagccgtcagatactcgagcacagcagccagatagaacggggctccggcacccacattcAGCGGATTTCCACTTTCGCAGGAGCAtttgaacacggcccacagggaactacagtaccggcccgggatgagcgaggcttggccttggcccgagctttaacgccggtttttcctcttccagacatttccacaatctcacaaatacGTTAATGCAGAAtaaagaactctcctgctctcgcccttcttataccttctggaggagtacagtgggggcatttgtagtgggtctctctcagattgtttacactgcccgctcaccctcactgatattctatctttcaactgctgtaatattgtcctttagcaatattgctgctctccctcctttccctacttctctgtcatttctaaagatcttatagacttgaatattaagcagcCAGTCGTGCCCAGCTGGTAGTCCGGTCTCCGTAAtcatttaatgtaattatttaacctCACGAAATGGATGATGCGGCCGAAAAACGTGACGGATTACTGGATAGTGTGTAATTTCCATTGGTTGGGGGGTTTGCGACATCTACTGGGCGGAGACGTGAACTACAAAAGAGCGAGAAATGGTCAGTCGGAAACCGGTTCAAATGAAAAACAAAATCCAACCGCTTGCGGTGTCTGTTCAGGGTGTGATGTTTATCAACTATTTTATGATGATGGAtggtcagcgatggtggtatagtggtgagcatagttGCCTTCTAAGCAATTGattcgggttcgattcccggccatcgcaattaagtgttctCATTAGTTTATTTCCTTCAGAAACTCTTAAGTattgaatttgatgcagttcagttggatattgtttccaaaacataaacgaGTGTAGGTATAGTAAAATGATTTCAGCCTTCATTTATTTTCCCTATAGAAGGaatagaggaaaaacatgctggaaatagtgaGCTGCAAAGTGTCTGATGAGAGTTAGGATGGCAAATGAAAtggtagcctttattgtaagggtttTGGAATATAAgattaaggaggtcttgctgcaattgcagtatgaggaaatattgtgtaaaattggcctatattctgtggagatagaagaatgagaggtaatctcattgaaacgtataacattcttagacggcttgacagggtagatgctgagaggctgattcccctcgctggagagtcaagaactggagctcatagtcacaagataaggagtcggccatttaggaccgatatGAGAAAAATTTCTGCACTCAAAGGGTtatgaaactttggaattctctacccctgagggctgtggatgctcagtcgttgagtatattcaaagctgagatcgatagatttttggactctcggggaatcaaggaatatggggatcgggagggaaagtggagttgaggtcgaagatcagccctgatctgattgaatggcagagagggctcgtggggccgtatggcctactcctgctcctatttcttacgttcttatgtagagagccttatatccaagtgtgctgatgacactaagttaggtggcacaattAACATTATAGattggagcagaaagttgcaaagggaaattgatagattaagtgagtgggcaaaactgtggcagatggagttcaacgtggggaagcgtgaggtcatccaatttggaccataaaaaatagatcagagtattttctaaatgcggagaagttaggaactgtgggggaggagagagatttgtGGACCAAATGCAGAATTcactaaaaatgcaaaaaaaagttaaaatggtaatggaattttgatttttatctcaagtgatccggaataaaaaggagtggaatttatgtcacagttatacggagctctggttagacctcatttaaagtattgtattcagttctgCGCACCGCACCTCTGGCAGGATAAGAACAGATGAAATATGAGCAGCAGGTGGCCTtagggcccttcgagcctgctccgccattcaatagatcatggctgattttgtaCCTCCACACCACTTTACTGcccgttccccatatcccttgatttccttgtccaaaaatcaatcaaactcaatcttgaatacattaaacgactgaacatccacagccctctggggtggagagaacagcatcgaggaagataaagggaatgaagtGAATGTGTcgtacagttacatctcgctgctctgtctgaccattttgatcaccacttccctgcagagggatttgaaaatttgatggaAAAGCGTTGgttgaaagatccttttgctttcgaaaatcctgaataaataatgaagctaaacttgatgcttgagcaagaaaacgagctgaTGCGACTCACCTATGAGCACACTGAAAGCACACCACAAGTCAtgcagtttgtcatgtttttcgaTCAGTgttttcaaagaatatcctctgttaagtaagattagtgttctgttgttgctgccgttcaaaacaacctacatctgcgaactgggattttcgactctGACaacgttaaaaacaagagaaggaAACCGACTCAACAGTGCACCTGATATGCGTGGAccgctttcatcttgtgatccagattggaacgagatcgtGAACAACAGGCGGACCCATCCGCCACGTTAAATAAGTGAAACTCAATCTGACCGTTTCATTATTGTATTTAaactgtatttaaaatgattttcaaggaacgtcgatgtctaattttagttattacttgaagtgaagtgaagagcgagcatggactgacctttattgggattagatgaaaactccagtcagaagatattattgttttgggtccctgggggaagtgtttttcttccactgggtcacgagaaaaaaagtttgaaaaacactGTTCCTCATTGTACGGTCAAtgtctgttcagcaaaccggctctgaattcctcagtctgtatttcgAGAAAGGGTTCTGTGCGCGACGCGGGCAATATGAACGGTGACCGACGCACTGCCACTAATGGCGGCCGGAGGACCCACAATacccgcgccccagaaacccctctatctctccaaggtgCTGATTTTCCgctcagactgcgcatgctcccgAGGACCGCCGTGCATTCTGGGAACTCATCGCTGCTTTTGTtcgcgagtcggactcggtggaaaccggagaagaaaccgggaagcggcgggtaGGACGGGGTAGGCGCTGGATGATGGGTGTAATGGACTCCCGGGACCCCCGCCCGCCCGATCCCCCGGGCCCCCCGGCTCTGATTCAGGGCCTGAgccgcactcggtgttgctgagactccgctcagtggaaatgcatgttgttgttgatcTGCTCCCGTTGGCCTCAGCTTTGCCGGACAGAATCAGCCAGGGACGGTGACTGTGCTGCTCCCCATGGTTGAAATGCCGGCAGCTCCCTGTACAGGCTCACAGGTGCAGAATTCCCACTTGGCCGGGTACTGGACGGCAAACAGTGGCTGGGGTCGAAATCCAACATCACGCAGAACCTTCAGGAGCGAAAAGGAGGAAAAACAGATCCTGcgatgaatctggatttcaaacAGCGAGGATATGTcacggagggagagtgtgtgggacgggggaattCACAGCTTAatagggcaaggagggagagtgtgggacgggggatttacagctcaataggggcaaggagggagagtgtgtgggacgaggGATTTACAGCTGATTATGGGCaaggagggagaatgtgtgtgacAGGGGATTTACAGCTGGTTATGGGCAAGGAGGGAGATTATGGGTTGGGGCATTCACAGCTTAGGATGGGCAAGGGAGAAAAGAATGTTCCAGAGAAACTAGAACTGTGTGTTCTGAATTTATATCCTGTTTTTATGGTGATGAATTATGTAAATGATGAGCACagatgcatagactaggcttgtattctcttgaatatacaagattaaggactgatctaattgaggtgtttaagatgattagaggttttgatagagtagatggagataaactatttcctctggtgggagagtccagaacaagggggaatcatcttaaaattagagctcggccattgaggggtgatgtcaggaagcaattcttcacacaaaggggagtggaaatctggaactctcttcactccaaaaagctgttgaggctgggggtcaattgtaaatttgaaaattgagtttgatagatttttgtttggccaaAGTATTAAGGATTATTATaccaaggagggtaaatagaCTTAAGatataaatcagccatgatcgaattgaatggcggaaccggctcgtggggcttaatggcctactcctgttccaatgttcctaaatGCAGCCATCCGCAATAAGattgtggatggcaagggccttgctcacaagtgaacggacatctggaggaagatgcggtgagaggaggtgactggtcagtgagtgtctgtaaatgaagcagaaatgataaccggtcagggagtgtctgtaaacgaAGGAGAAATGTGacagatcagggagtgtctgtaaataaagTAGAAATGGggacggtcagggagcgtctgtcaatgaaggagaaatggtgattgtttAGGAAGTGTCTCtaaatgaagtagaaatggggacgttcaggGAGCGTctttcaatgaaggagaaatagtgattgGTCAGGAAGTGTctctcaatgaaggagaaatggtgtccGGTCATGGAgtgtccgtaaatgaaggagaaatgatgtctgttcatggagtgtctttaaatgaaggagaactggtgaCAGGTCaaggagtgtctataaatgaaggaggaatggtgacggtcagggagtgtctgtaaatgaaggagaaatgctgactAGTTAGGGAGtgtctttaaatgaaggaaaaatggtgACTGGACAGGGATTGTctctaaatgaaggataaatggtgctgGGTGAGGAAGAGTCGACATTTGAATGAGAAACGGTgaagggtcagggagtgtctataaatgaaagagaaataggAACGGGTCAGTGAATGTCTgcaaatgaagaagaaatggtgatcggtcaaggagtgtctgtaaatgaaggaaaaattgtctgattagggagtgtctgtaaatgatggaaaaATAGTGTCTGATTaaggagtgtctataaatgaaatcGAAATAGTGACATGTCAGGgcgtgtctataaatgaaggaggaattgtgacgggtcagggagtgtttaCAAATGCAGGTGAAATTGCATCTGGTAAGGGAGTATCTATAAATGGGAGAggacatggtgacaggtcagggagtgtctataaatgaaggagaaacggtgACGGGATAGGGAGTTTCTATAAATGACGGAGAAATGGTGACAGTTCaggcagagtctgtaaatgatgtagaaatggtgacttgtcaggcagcgtttgtaaatgaaggagaaatggtgtttgTTCTGGGAGTATTtgttaatgaaggagaaatagtaacTGGTCAAggagtgtctgtcaatgaaggaggaacggtgattggtccgggagtgtctgtgaatgcagGAGAAATGTTGACAGGTCAGGTAATGTCTACAAATGAAGAAGAAATAGTGATGGGCCAGGGAGCGTCTATTAATGAAGGAAAATGCTGACTGGTGAGAAAGAGTttgtaaataaaggagaaattgcgaagggtcagggagcgtctataaatgaaggagaaatggtgtttggtcagggagtgtctgtaaatgaaggtgaaatagtgactggtcagggagtgtctgcaaataAAGGATAAATTGTAATAGGTCAGGGAtagtctttaaatgaaggagaaatggtgactggtcagggagattCCGTCGCCAAATTTGGGAGATATTACATATGGACTGCTTACAGGCAGCTATAGGGAGGGACATAGTGTCGAAATGAGGGGCAGAccatatgcacacagcaagagtgagcatcttcaggagaggagaggggatccAGTGAATGTAGAACTGAATccaaccagagtcagcaccttcaggggaggagagggaggggaaccagtgagtttaGAACTCaatccagccagagtcagcaccttcaggggaagagagagtgggggagcagtgagtgtagaactgaacctagCCAGAGCaagcaacttcaggggaggagagggaatggaaccagtgagtgtagaactgaaaacAGTCCGAGTCGGGATCTTCAAGACAGAAAAAATAAATAGAAGGAAAATTGTTGCaagtggtgcgatgggtttgggtttcagcagacggaggagggtgagtgtgcgggacggggatttacagtctggaggAATGAGCGggtagaatgttccatagaaactagaattgcctgttctgaatttccaatccgtattcacagtgaggacttatagaatcatagaatcatagaatcatagaagttacaacatggaaacaggcccttcggcccaacatgtccatgtcgcccagtttataccactaagctagtcccaattgcctgcacttggcccatatccctctatacccatcttacccatgtaactgtccaaatgctttttaaaagacaaaattgtacccgcctctactactgcctctggcagctcgttccagacactcatcaccctttgagtgaaaaaattgcccctctggacccttttggatctctcccctctcaccttaaatctgtgccccctcgttatagactccccgacctttgggaaaagattttgactatcgaccttatctatgcccctcattattttatagacttctataagatcaccccttaacctcctactctccagggaaaaaagtcccagtctgtctaacctctccctgtaagtcaaaccatcaagtcccggttacctccttttacagggtattagaaggggaagATTTGTAGacgagaaactcaaaccaaacatcacgtcaagatctggcAGTCACTctattcaccagcacctgaagattatcggccttaacatataggagaaatgttgatctgttccatctgtgggaaaagatttcaaacatcactgggactggaatagcagcgagacacacacacccgagtgagagtgttccagtgcactgactgtggaaagaattttaaccagttacacagcctgaaaaaacatcgtaccattcacagtggggagaaaccagacaactgttctctgtgcagacgagacttgtactgatcgtccaacctggagagacacgaggacgcccgcaccatggagaaaccgtggaaatgtggggactgtgggaggggattcagttactcgtcccggctggaaactcatcgacacagacacactggggagaggccgttcacctgctccgtttgtgggaagggattcactcagtcatcccacctcattgaacatcaacttgttcacactgataagagacttttaaaatgttctgtctgtgagaagagctttaaaagaaaaagtgatctgctgacacaccaacgtactcacactggggagaggccgttcacctgccccgtgtgtgggagcggattcactcaatcttcccacctcattgaacatcaacttgttcacactgataagtgtctttttaaatgttctgtctgtgagaagagctttaaaagaaaaagtgatctgctgacacaccaacgtactcacactggggagaggccgttcacctgctccgtgtgtgggaagggatttactcgCTCATCTAGcctactgacacaccagcgagtccacactggggagatgccgttcacctgctctgtgtgtgggaagcgattcactcgatcatcccacctcctgagacatcagcaagttcatatcggggagaggccattcacctgctccctgtgcgggaagggattcgctcagtcatccaccctgctgacacaccagcgagttcacactggggagaggccgttcacctgctccgtttgtgggaagagctttactcagtcatccaccctgctgacacaccaacgagttcacactggggagaggccattcacctgctctgtgtgtgggaaggaattcacttgttcatccggcctcattgaacaccaacttgttcacactgataagagaccctt
This window harbors:
- the LOC137317920 gene encoding zinc finger protein 154-like — its product is TCPVCGSGFTQSSHLIEHQLVHTDKCLFKCSVCEKSFKRKSDLLTHQRTHTGERPFTCSVCGKGFTRSSSLLTHQRVHTGEMPFTCSVCGKRFTRSSHLLRHQQVHIGERPFTCSLCGKGFAQSSTLLTHQRVHTGERPFTCSVCGKSFTQSSTLLTHQRVHTGERPFTCSVCGKEFTCSSGLIEHQLVHTDKRPFKCSNCEKSLKRTWDLMRHERIHIEEIPITCSVCGMGFTQSSHLLSHQRVHM